The sequence below is a genomic window from Chitinivibrionales bacterium.
GGCGTCTGTTGACGGAAACGATCTTGTTCATCTGACCGATTCTCCCTTTGATGATCAGGATCCTTTTGAAATGCCCGACGGTCGGATCGGCTTTCTCTCGGGACGACGCGAATCCGCCGCACGGTGCAACGGGTATCTCCTTAACTACGGAAGCAACCTCTTTTCCATGAAATCCGACGGCAGTGATATTATCCAACTCAGCTATCACGAAACCCATGAATGGGAACCCAGTATCGACAACAACGGCATGATTGTCTATGCACGGTGGGACTATGTCGATCGGAACGAACAGTGTGCCCATAATTTATGGACCTGTTATCCCGACGGACGGGACCCCCGGGCCTATCACGGGAATTACTGGTTTGACGGCGACCCGAAAAAGTGTATTCGCTGGCCCTCAACCGCCGAGATCACCACCAGTAACAATCGACCCTCCGGCGAACGGTATATCCGGGCGATTCCGGGATCGAATAAATATCTTGTCACCGCCGTCTACCATGATGAAGGTCTGTGGGGGAGTCTCATGATCGCCGACCTGAGTATTCCCGACGACGGCATGATGTCACAGTTGAAAAGAGTTACACCCGATTGTGTTCCCCTTTCCAATCAATATCTGTCTTATCTGGGAAATTGCGCCTCACCGATGCCCGAGGCTGCTTATGGTACTCCCTGGCCGTTGAACGAAAACTACTATATCTGTGCCTATGCACAATATCCCATGGATTACACCCAGAACAGCTATAGCAAGATTTACAATTGCCGTCCAGGCCTCTATCTTGTCGACTGTTTCGGCAATAAAGAGCTTCTCTTTGAAGACCCGGATTTTCCCTGTATCGATCCAATCCCCCTGAAGTCCCGCCCCAGACCACCGGCAATCGCCTCCCGGACCTATCAGGGTGAACGTGCGGAAATGGCCGATCATAAACGGGCCACAATCAGTATTGTTAATGTATACGAATCGGATTTTGAATGGCTGGCGGATGTAAATATTACTCACCTGCGGATTACCCAACTTGTACCCTGGGATAAAAAAACCGGCAATGACTTTGCCCAGCCCGACCATATCGGTTATCCGAAATTCTGCACCCCCCGAATGGTTTTGGGAACCGTCCCGGTCGAAGAGGATGGAAGCGTTTATTTCGAAGCACCGGTGGGACGAGCGATCTTTTTCCAGGCCCTCAACGAGGATGGTTTGGCCGTGCAGTCGATGCGCTCATGTACCTTTGTTCATCCGGGCGAACAGCTCTCCTGTTCAGGCTGCCATGAAGACAAATGGAAAGCCATTCCCCCTCCGGCACAGACGCCTCGAGCTTTTCAACGCCCCCCCTCCAGCATAACTCCCGATGTCGACGGCTCCTGTCCGGTCTCCTTTCCACGTCTGGTGCAACCCGTTCTCGACAGCAAGTGCCAACCCTGTCACGAAAAGGAATCCGCCGCTCCCGACCTGAGCAGTGAATTGTAATCGACTTCAATATAACCGGTTCCGTCAAAATGGTACGCGCTGCTGTCGGCTCCAAACCGGTCTTCCGCAAGTGTTGCGCCGTCTATTACCGTCCCGTGAAGGTTGTTACCGCTGTAGTCATCGGCGTCTCCGCTGAAAGGATAAAAGGCGACCGTTGATGGATGCAGTATTACATCGATAATTCTGGACTGTGTTGCGGTATTGCCGGCATTATCGGTGATCGAATAGGTGATTGTATATCTTCCCGGTCTCAGCTCATTGGGTTCTCCTGAAATAACTACGTTCGAAGAAATATTGCCGTCTTTCTCATCTATGGCAGTGTACCCCGGTTCATCCCAGGGTACCCCGATAAGGAGCGTGTCGTCACCTTCAGTGAGTGTCAGCACCGGAGGGGTCGTATCTGTAGACGGAGGAGCAACGGATGGTTCGCTTGAACAGCCGTGGAGTGCCGCAAATGCGGCGAATCCTGCAAGCAGGATTTGTTTCGTGTACCGGTTGAGTTTTTTCATAAACCCTCGTCCATGTTTGATCTGTGTCGTGCAATAAATGATACCATTTTGCCAGTTCATGTACTAAATAATATTTTTTCTAATTGCTGGCAATACTTTCGACATAATCGGACATTCATGTCCGGTGCCCGTTCTCGAGTTTATATTTGCTGGGCTTGAGTCCTGGTTTGAATGTTTTTCAAATTTAACGAGGTCGCCACAAAGATGAGATATACATCACCGTTTCCGGAACTTAGCCGTCTTATTTTAGGAACTCAGGGGCTGGGCTGCTCCTTTGACAGCACCGCCGATTCAGTTGCGCTTGCGCGGGCAGCAATGGATGCCGGTCTGGCATTTCATACCAGCCATATGTACAATCATGGCCAGGCGTTAAATATCCTCAAGCTTGCTTTCCGTGAGGATCCTTCGAACATACCACCAGTGATGGGCAAGGTCTACTGCTATAATGCAACGCAGATTCGTTTTGATGTCGAAGAAATGCTTGAACGGCTCCATATCGACCAATTGACTATTGGTCAGCTCGCAAAAAACGACCACCGCCATCGGGAGATTGTCGATGATATTCTCTCGCAGGGTCCCATGTTCGAAATGCTCTGTGCACTCAGGGAAAAAGGTATGGTCGGCCACTGGACATTCGAGAT
It includes:
- a CDS encoding DUF5011 domain-containing protein — protein: MNWQNGIIYCTTQIKHGRGFMKKLNRYTKQILLAGFAAFAALHGCSSEPSVAPPSTDTTPPVLTLTEGDDTLLIGVPWDEPGYTAIDEKDGNISSNVVISGEPNELRPGRYTITYSITDNAGNTATQSRIIDVILHPSTVAFYPFSGDADDYSGNNLHGTVIDGATLAEDRFGADSSAYHFDGTGYIEVDYNSLLRSGAADSFS